The Pseudomonas sp. GD03919 region CCTTCTCGCCCTGCCGCCCGACGGCCAGCAGCATGATGGGGATGGCCTGGCGCGGGATATCCAGCACACGACGCAAACGCGGCTCGTCGAAGCCTTCCATCGGACAAGTGGCATAACCATGGCTCTGGAAGGCCAGCATCAGGTTCTGCGCCGCCAGCGCGGTGGATTTGACCGCCCACAGGCGCATGTCGGCCTTGCTGTTGGGCGTGCGCATCAGCGGCTTGCGCAACGCCATCAGCCGTACCAACTGACGCTTGAACAGCCCCAACAGGCCCAACGGCCCCTGGTTGTACTGAAACGGCGCAGTCTTGCTGTAGAAGTGGCGGATGCGCGCCGGCACGTCGGCCTCGGGCCACTGCTCGATGATGTTCTGGCAGGCCTGGCGCCAGGTATCCGGACGCGCCAGCACGGCGATGATCAGCGGCGCACGGGCAGCGTTCTGGCTCATGCAGACTGGATGCAACTGCGCCAGCAGCGCCGCATCGCGAATCACCTGAAAGCTCCAGGGCTGCAGGTTGCAGGAATTGGGCGCCAGCACGGCCAGTTGCAGACAATCACGGATCACATCCTCGGGCACCGGCTCGGGCGTGAAGCGACGCACGGCGCGGCGACTTTCGATCAGCGCGCGCAACTCGGCCGGCGTGGCCATGGCAGGTAGTTGCTCGTTGGCAAAGCGGGTCATCGGCACACTCCTCGGCAAGTCGCCCGATTAAGCAAGCGGGCGACCACGCGAACAAGAGCAAAAGAGGAAATGGCCGTCAATTTGGCTGATTCGCCTCACCTGCTTCTCGGTTCGAGAACGCAGGTGTCAAACGCTTACAGGCCGAGGGCTTTCTCGATGGCCTGGATCAGTGCCGGATCGTCCGGTGTGGTACGCGGCGAAAAACGCGCCAGCACACGCCCGTCCTGGCCGACCAGAAACTTCTCGAAGTTCCAGGTGATATCGCCGGGAAATTCCGCGCCCTCGCCAGCCAGCAGACGATACAGCGGATGGCGACCGGGGCCGTTGACCTCCAGCTTGCTGCCCAGCGGGAAGCTCACGCCATAGTTGAGGCTGCAGAACGAGCGGATCTCGTCCTCGCTGCCCGGCTCCTGAGCGGCGAACTGGTTACAGGGCACGCCGAGCACGGTGAAACCATTGCCCTTGTATTGCTGATAGAGCTTTTCCAGCCCGGCGTATTGAGGTGTCAGGCCGCATTTGGAGGCGACATTGACCACCAGCACTACCTGCCCCTTGTAGGGCGCCAGCGGCAGCTCCTGACCGTCCAGCGCGCGCAGATTGAGATCGTGAAAGGCACTCATGACGAACTTCCTCGGCGAATTCAGTGCAACGGGCGCAAGGCCCGTAAACCTTCAAGGCGGCCGCGAATGAGCACGCCTACCTACATGAA contains the following coding sequences:
- a CDS encoding nitroreductase family protein, with amino-acid sequence MTRFANEQLPAMATPAELRALIESRRAVRRFTPEPVPEDVIRDCLQLAVLAPNSCNLQPWSFQVIRDAALLAQLHPVCMSQNAARAPLIIAVLARPDTWRQACQNIIEQWPEADVPARIRHFYSKTAPFQYNQGPLGLLGLFKRQLVRLMALRKPLMRTPNSKADMRLWAVKSTALAAQNLMLAFQSHGYATCPMEGFDEPRLRRVLDIPRQAIPIMLLAVGRQGEKGVYNPRLRFPLEQQVTLALIWIKSPSLEYGVIVLI
- a CDS encoding glutathione peroxidase; translation: MSAFHDLNLRALDGQELPLAPYKGQVVLVVNVASKCGLTPQYAGLEKLYQQYKGNGFTVLGVPCNQFAAQEPGSEDEIRSFCSLNYGVSFPLGSKLEVNGPGRHPLYRLLAGEGAEFPGDITWNFEKFLVGQDGRVLARFSPRTTPDDPALIQAIEKALGL